TTCGGTCTTACTAGGGTAGGGTGCTACTGTCGGATACTACGTGCTAGCTATATTCTCTGTTTGGTAGCCACTGAAATGACTCAGCTTCTAGAGAATTACTTCAGTGAGCTAAATACTCTGTTCATTATTGCTTCCTGCAGATCTCAAGCAGCCGATTAGTTGGACTTTTTTTTATATACTTATTACTACCTTGCAATCTAGTAAAAGATGAACAGAATTTGCAACACTTGCCCAGCCCTTATGAACCAGACATGTGCAGAACATGATGCACCAAGCACACAATGAATTGGCCCAACTCTATGCACAGTTAAAATTTGATCCTAGAGAAAGAGGGGAGATGtcaatttatccaacacaagaGAATACGTATGTCCAGATGTGTCATGCCATTAAAATGAGTAAAATTTCAAGACTGAAGAATTTAGAAGAACATATAAACATAAGGAACCGACAAATGAAAACGTTAATCCAGATTTGTCAGGGCCCAAGTTCCAGGTGAGGTTATATATATCACAATAACTCAATAAGTATGGAGAAGTCAGAAGCAAGTAGAAGAATAACATTAGAAATGCATTGTCACCTGGAAGTGTCTCCCATATAACGCTGTCAATATCTACTTCTATGTTATTCAATCCTCTGATGGTAGACGTTATGAATGTAGCAGTCAAATAGATCACTAAAATATCCTAGTGAAGAATTTCTGCACCACATGGTTCAGTGCTTATTTACCCATCCTAACAGCTAGATCATGACCATTTCCCAATGCAGAAATTGCTTTTGAGAATGCAATAGGGGAAGGTTCACATAGAAACCCTGTCAATTTGTTTGTAACTGTCTCAACAGAATCACCACTATTACATGCAATACAGCCTTGCTATGTGGAAAGCTCAAGTGGTCTGAGATCTCAAAACTGTTTGTCTACACCTAAAAAAATTTATGAGGATCTTATTTCGGTAAAGAAGATGTTGATGCTGACACCATTCAATAGCGTTATTGGTGCATCATCCACATGGAGGCATATGTCCGCAAATAAGGTTGGAGGTGCACATTATTTGCACTGTGGAAATATATACTCTACGCTAACTGAAAAGATTGGGACTTCTCAGAGTAGCAAAAGAAGCATGTGTGAGGAAACTTATGCTTGTTCCACCAATATGGACATTAGGGACGATAGCTATTTGAATCAAACAAGAAGCACGCCTGACGAGCTATTTACTATCTCAAATGAAGAAGCTAGAAGTACACATGATCGTGAAAGTTCTCAACACAATACTGAATGTAATCTAGAAATTTTCCaagaagaaaatatttttttagcTTGCCCAGTGCACGAAATGGAAATTGGCAAAGACACGAGGATAATGCCAGGAAATCAGATTTTCAGTAAGGCATGCACAGATGTTCAGcttgacaaaaaaaaactaaaaccagTTCTTATTTGCTACCACATCCAGTCCAGATGGCAGAGTATCTATATATTGCATAGTAATCACCATGCAATTTAGAACAAGGGTTGGCAAGCAAATGCAGAGAATACTGCTGGTAGGCTAAATAAGGCTGAACTAATCTGGACTAATGCTCCACCCAACGACAGTAATTTTCCTTTGCAGCTACTTTGTGGGATTTGTTGGAAAATGAATTTGGCATCCAAATACTCCAGCACATAAATATTTTAAGACTAGGAACAATGTGTTCTTCAAATCAACAACAAAATTATAGCTAGGGTCAGATGGCTGTGTTGATtgacccctcccctcccctcccccaaaTCCTGCTGCTGCTTGCTTTATCAGCTTTATCAGCAACAGATGCATATGAATGCATGCATCGCGTATTATTCCCTATGCACTTATCTAATCGAAATCAAAATTTGCCACTTCTGAAACCGAAATCAAAACTGAAACGAGTCCCAAATCGGAAGCAACCGAGCAGGGCGACTTTGAGATACATGGGTCGCCGTAGAACAGCTGTCGTCGGAGAGGCGGCCGCGCTGTAGAAGCCGCCCAGGAGGTCGTCGGAGTGGCGTCGAGCAAGGGGCTCCCTGCGGGCGGGCACCGAGGTGGCGCAGGGACTCGCTGGGGGCAGGCGGGCAGGGTCGTGCTCGCGCTCGGTTTCGCGGCGGGGACAGGGGCGTGGGACAGCCGGTGGCTGTGGCAGACCGGCCGGGCGGGGTGGAGGTCGACGGCGGAGGCGGGCggggtggggagggagggggccgcggagtggggagggaggggcggcggAGGGGTTGCGGTGGAGGGTGTGCGGTCGGCGGCGCGTGGGgagggagctcgacggcggcgggcgtgggGAGCACGATGGAGTGGGCAGGGAGGAGGGCGCGTGGgggggagctcgacggcggcggcgcgaggggaTAGAATGGAGAAATGGCCAGAGCCGGCCAGCGGCCTAGATATTTCgcggcctgtttgccgagtgtcggcccgaTACGACACTTGGCaacgtttttttaaaaaaaatcccatcagtttgccgagtgtcggccgaTGGCGCACTCGGTAAACTACTTAAAAAACCTAAATCCCTGTTCTCCCTTaacaagaaattttaaaaaaagtttattacatttttgccgagtgccacctatgcagcactcggcaaacttatttctatatttcatgctACCCTTTTCTTTCCTCTACTTAATTACCTTCCTCTATTTCATGTTTCACTAATTTCATGAAATGAACTTGCATTACACTTTGTTAGGTGCACTCACAAATGTGAATTTCAAGCTTGTACAAAAATTGGACTATTATTTCATGTGTTTGTATATCACGCATCTAAAATTCAATAATTACGACGAAAGAATTAAAATTATGAAATGGCTCCGAAAAATTGCTAAAAATTCACAAGAAGCGATATTTGTTCTCTATTGTATATACAAAAAATTTTGAAGTGAAACTCCAAATCGACATTCAAATTGTCTCCTCATCTTACCAGATCTTTCTCAAATCTcagaaacttcttcggagatgatCCGATTTGTAAGCAGCGTACGTATCAACTTTGCCGAAacactctcaattttttaccatagcctgcacgtatgatatcatgacaactcgacgaatttcgtgattttcagacttcgtttgcttttgaTAGAATTTTCAGACTTTTCTGCCACGCGTTTCTGCTCATGTTTCGCGAACACAATGTTCGAAATTTCTGGTCTAGCCCTGGATACGGTCTCAAAACAGACTCAGTGACAAGAATATCATTTTTTATTCACTTTTTTCGGATATTCgaagcacttgcagttcaaatcaaAAAAATTACCGAAAATTCATTTGACTAAAATAAATTGACGAAATATAATAAAATAACTCAGAAATATACAAAACTTCAACACAGAGCAACAGGTATTGTAAGATAAGAGTACAAAAAGTTTGGgaggcaaaataaaaaaaaacaattgtttgccgagtgtcatattctGACACTCAGCATATAGTAGGATTTGCCAAGTGTTATACTTTGACACTCGGCATATACGTTGGTTTGCCGTGTGTTaacgggtggcactcggcaaaatgataaCAGAGGGTGATGGTGTTACCCCGGACATGAAGTTGCCGTGTGtctgttgtttgccgagtgtcagcactCGGCGTAAATTGTTATGCCATGAGTTttagttttgccgagtgtcgtctttgggacactcggcaaacaccatgtttgccgagtgcccgaaatcttGCCCACGGCAAaggtggggacactcggcaaattaggtgtttccggtagtgatcCAGGGGAAACATATGCAACACACATCTGAAACGCATGAAACGTACGGTTGCAATATGTGCTCATCTACTTGTTGCCCCCCCTAATGGACGCTCGGTGACGTAGAGCTTGATGCTAGCACGGAGCTCGATGCCACGGCACGGAGGTCGGACCTCGATTGTGTGCAGCGCGAGTGCGGGCAAGAGGCGTAAGGTGTGGCGGAGCGCAGGCCGAGGCACGAGGCGTAAGCGGCGCGTGGCGCGTGTGGGGCGCGCGAGGCGCAGGGGCAGGCGGGTCCGTCCCCTCCGGCCTGACGGATGCTCGGTAGAGAGTAAACAGCCTGGGCTTCATATCACAGCAAACACACGCGGACAGTGATCACATCACATCAATAGAGATAAAGAAAAATGCAAGAAAACTGTGGCATTGCAGAAATATATACCAACAAACGGTATAGTCATATTCAACATAGGTACGATATGTTTGGCAAGAGTACATTATTGCTTTTGAGCTGAAGTGGGAAATAAAACAAGACAAAAGGAGCATCGTCCAAAAACAAGAGAATATAAGTAGTTATTTAATTTGTGCTGGGTAAATGGGGTAGGACTAAGATAGCAATCACAATGAGGTTCCTAACCAACTATACCCTTTCTGCTTCTTTCTCAGGATCAAAGAGGAGAGGCCAGGCCATCTTCCTCAGTCCATGATCCCTCCCAGTCCCAGCAAACAGTACACAACTTTCAAGGTTAGACATGATTTTCCTAGCCTCACACAGCGACTTCACGAATTCCTGGTGTTTGAAGTGCTCAGTATACTGGTCGCGCTGCATCATTGATAAGGCTATCTGACCGCAAAGCTTCACAATATTGAGACTGCAAACTGTGGCCTGACAGTTCTCTTCTACCATACTCTTGAGCTTCGCCACAAATGTTGAGCCATTGTTTTGAAGCGCAATGCTGAAATCTTCATTTTCCAGTTTAGCATACATCACAAGAGTAAGCGACAGAAGTTTTTCTTGCAATGCCTTTGTAGCAGTTTGCCCCTCATTTCCTTGATCAGATGACTTATTTTGGTCCCTTGATGAAGGAGTCTCTCCCTGAGTAGGAATGTTTTGGTTTTCTTCATCTTGTCCCTGGGTCGGAATGTTTTGGTTTTCATCATTATTGCTCTGTGTGTTTTCTCTTTCAGAGGACATTATTATTGGGAGAACCTGCCGAGTAATGTGACTTTGTTTAAGGAATAATTGGAGAAAAATTTAAATAACCACCCACAAGATACTATTAAATTGGAATGGAAGCTTCAAATGTTGTTTCTATGGCCACAAATGAAACAATTCAACATTTTATTCTTTGACATGTGACTTTGCATGCAAACACTATATGGCGCATTGTGAATGTTTCATTAGGAATAAACTAGCATAGAAACATAACCTATGTGATGAGTTACCTAAtggtataaaataaataaataaataaaaatggaAGGATTTTATTAGGAGGTGTGGCATATTCGTGGTGCTAGAGTCTAGAAATGTTTGAATTTGCTGAACAGACTTGGGCACGTACGCACCTTTGGCAGCAATATATCCTTCACACGTTGTTTGCCACAGTGTGCACACATATTCTCCAAGATCTCCGCTGCTATCATCCTGTATTTGATTTTGATGTTCTTATCATCAAGAATTTGAACTAGACGATCGAAGCTACTCTCATCTGCACATTTGGTTAACACTAGTGTTCTCCCAGCGGTGGCTCTAAGGTCCCCTTCACCGGTAAGGAAGATGTGCATCTGCTTCTTCATGAGAGCTCTTTTTGTTTCCCCGGGGAGGTTGATAGACAGATCCAAGGCCAGTTCTGTCAGGATCTCTATCGCTCGCATCTTCAGCTCCTGTTGGGCTTCCTGACGAACAATAATGGTGTCGAGGTTGCTCATTGCTTGCTTGTTTGAGGAGATCTCAGTGCGCAGCCTTGCGCTGGTCTCCCCGGGAGCATGGATGAGCTGGTACACAACCTTGAAGGTGGCGTTGGCAACATGGACCCAGTCGGCGATGCCGATATCTTGGACGAACCTGCCGGAGTAGAGCGGCGCCGTGATCTTGGCGAGGAGGCCGGGGCTGCCGCTTATCTCGCCGCGGTTGTGGTGGTCAGATGCGAGCCTCTCCAGGATCTCCAGGCCTTGCAGGATCAGCTCGTTGCAGGCACCGCTGCCGCCTcctcgctgccgctgctgctgttgcagctGCTGTTCCTGCTTGGGGAGTTTTTTCTGGTGGCGTGCTTCCCGTTCTCGTTCCCTCCTTTCGAGTCGAAGGATCATGGCCTGTTTCTCTGATGCAAGCCTCCTCTGTGGATGATGGGTGAGCCCTTGTTGGTCGCTGTACGCCAGCGTGGCCTCGTCCTGGAGAAGGTAGGATATGCACTGGATAGCACCGGGGAACTGGGCCAGGTGGAGGCCGCCGGCGAGGTGCGCCACGATGCGTGCAGCGAGCTTCCTCATCTCTGCGTCCTCCGGTCGCCGGCCTTCTCTCCATCCCAGCGAGTCGATCAGCTTCTGGATCTTCGGCCTGGAAGGAAGAAGCAGCGACCTCATGTCGCACCCCTGCCTGATGAACTCGTCCAGCAGCCTCGCCCCCGACAGGTTGTCATCCCACGACCCGGAGTCCAGCAAGCTGACGGCGTAGTCGACGAGCTTCCGGCCACGGATCGACGAGAGGTTCCGCCAGCATCTCGCCCTGGTGTCGCAGAGGAACTCCACGAGCGCCAGGTGGCACCATGCCGTGTTGGGCAGCTTGCAGTGTTGACGGAGCGTGATGAGGTGGTCTACCCACCAGGACTCATGGTAGAGCCAGACCAGGAGGAGCCCGCCTTGGAGGAGGACTAGGGAGTAGAACATGTCCAGCGCCGGCGCCAGGTTCGCCTTgtcgtccccgccgccgccgtagtCGCGCTGCACCGTGCGCCAGATGGCAAGCGCGATGCAGGCGACGGGCCCGCCATACACGTAGAGGAAGGCAGGGACGTAGCACATGACCAGGAACGGCAGCACCGCTAGTCCAACGAAAGCAACGGAGGCAACTCTTGCAGCTACCGTGGCCAAGGGATCTTTGTCTCTAAACGATTCGGTCACATGCAGCATTCGATGACGCAGAACGACACGGTTGTGGCGGATAATGTGCGTCACTAGCTTGAAGAAATTGGGGAGTAGCTGGTCGGCCAAGTCGTGAAAAATCCTGCAGCGGCCATAGCAGCAGTGTAGTCAGTGCTTGGCTAATCCGCTCGGTAATCGAAAtaaaaaatcaaactaaacaAACTAAATGCATCACATACTAAGCGTATGTAAGTATAAGTATATATTACGTTGGAAAAAATGGGCCAAACAAATATCAAAGGCTTATTCATGTGTGTGCATATCTAGGAGTGGTGGAACTTTAGTCTCACCTTATTCATTCAAACGGAGGATGACATGCTTAAATATGGAACTCCCACAAGTGAGCTCACTCACCATGCAGATCGTGACCACGGGCACCTGTGTCAATGGTTCGCCAAATTTCGGCCCATCACCTTTCTTAGACCATGGCCTCTTATTGCAGTTTTAATTTTTTGTTGTTTGGCGTTTAAGTCTGCAAATTGGAAACCTAATCATTTAGATCATGATCGTGATGTGATCTGAGATCATGCAGGTCTTCTCATTATATATGACCTATTTACCACCGCCATAACGACATCTATTCAAGCTAGGGTTTGCCactgctgcactaccgtcatggCCTCTCCATCATTCGAGCACCAGCGTGCACCAGTAATCGGGAGAGTGAGTCTCTAGAAATGCTCACCCTTGTGATTCCGCAAGGGGAGAGGGTGAAAAGGTTTTTAGGGAACCACCTTCTCGTGATTGCTCGTGACCTCCACGACGGCTCGTCTTCCGTCCAAGTCAGGTGTTGTACCATTGTTTTTGTCGCCGTCTGCTTCAACCCATCTTCACTAACATCATCAACAACACTGTCacttctccaccaccacccttGCGCGCTGTCTCCATATGCATATGAGAAGTATGTACGCCATGCATGATCTGATCTATATATAATTTCAATACGCCATGACCTAGGGGACGGAAGATGACATCACGCAAAACATGAAGCAATAGGTGCAATCCACAAATCAGGAAGACGAAGGGCTCCTCGAGAAGACCTTAGGGGTTCAATATGGTCACGAATATCCTCCCCACGAGGGAAATCTACTCAGCAGTGGTGATAGGCTATTCTGACTGAGGCCTAACTAGGTGGGGATATTTCATCTACTTGGCGGCCGGACAAGGTATAGATCGACCTAGGGGATGTTGGAGTATACAATTTCACTAATTTGTGTAGATCTGAAATGATTTCTTGTAATAAAACTAGGAAACCAACCTTAACAGATTGGGGATTCCTTTGTAAACCCTACCTACGGACCATATAAGGAGAAGTAGGGTGTGCTCGATTGAGAGATCCATTGTCCACCATCATCAGCACCCCCACTCCCAGCACGGACTGCACAACAACAAAGCTCCCATTTAACTGGACATAGGACACCCTAtccctaaactagtataaacccatGTCCCAAGTTGTGCTACGCGCGATATGCTAATTATTAGTTGGATGCTAAATCCACCGCCAGGAACATTTTTTCATGCTTGATGatctattaaaataaatatttgtcCTAATGTCTACATATTTATTTGATCCACATGGTTGAGCATAGCATTGTGCTTATTTTTAATTTAATGGTGGTAAAAGATTGaaatttagaaatatatatgcGTACTTTATGGATGCTAAATTAGTATTTACATGTTGATTGATAGATATCTTTTGATTATTTTATGGTTGACTTGGATAATTCACATATAAATTGCAATGTGTTATTTTATATTATGTTTTGTAGTGTCATATATGGGTAATTTGAATGCGACCTTAGGGTTTGATTTGCATTATCTTTCATAACAATAGTGGTGGGTAATTTATAAAGAATTAGGGGTGTATTTTATATATCTTATATCATGATAAAGtggataatttagatacaaatttagtGAGTTATTTTGAATTCTCTTTGATAATAGCAAAGTTGTGTAACTTAGATGTAAACTTTTGGGGTGTTATTATTTTAGAATATCTTTTATAAGAGAGAAGGTTgataatttatatataaattcAGGAGTTATTTAAATTATGTTTTTATAATGGCAGAGGTGGATAATTTAGATGTAAAATTATGGTTTACTTTTCgtatttttcataatggcacATGT
This sequence is a window from Miscanthus floridulus cultivar M001 chromosome 10, ASM1932011v1, whole genome shotgun sequence. Protein-coding genes within it:
- the LOC136488427 gene encoding uncharacterized protein; protein product: MAGGGVGGETRDGGGRCCTPNRRRAPVLPLPQELDLLLSKYVLFHMYLLKAVTGLGYLALTWSTVVLLGGFITALTKKDFWCITVISLMQAARIFHDLADQLLPNFFKLVTHIIRHNRVVLRHRMLHVTESFRDKDPLATVAARVASVAFVGLAVLPFLVMCYVPAFLYVYGGPVACIALAIWRTVQRDYGGGGDDKANLAPALDMFYSLVLLQGGLLLVWLYHESWWVDHLITLRQHCKLPNTAWCHLALVEFLCDTRARCWRNLSSIRGRKLVDYAVSLLDSGSWDDNLSGARLLDEFIRQGCDMRSLLLPSRPKIQKLIDSLGWREGRRPEDAEMRKLAARIVAHLAGGLHLAQFPGAIQCISYLLQDEATLAYSDQQGLTHHPQRRLASEKQAMILRLERREREREARHQKKLPKQEQQLQQQQRQRGGGSGACNELILQGLEILERLASDHHNRGEISGSPGLLAKITAPLYSGRFVQDIGIADWVHVANATFKVVYQLIHAPGETSARLRTEISSNKQAMSNLDTIIVRQEAQQELKMRAIEILTELALDLSINLPGETKRALMKKQMHIFLTGEGDLRATAGRTLVLTKCADESSFDRLVQILDDKNIKIKYRMIAAEILENMCAHCGKQRVKDILLPKVLPIIMSSERENTQSNNDENQNIPTQGQDEENQNIPTQGETPSSRDQNKSSDQGNEGQTATKALQEKLLSLTLVMYAKLENEDFSIALQNNGSTFVAKLKSMVEENCQATVCSLNIVKLCGQIALSMMQRDQYTEHFKHQEFVKSLCEARKIMSNLESCVLFAGTGRDHGLRKMAWPLLFDPEKEAERV